CTAACCATAGTTGCATCCCAGATGGTAGCGGGCGCATCGCAAGCATGGGCTGGAGTAGAATAAGATGCATTGCTGGTAGTGTGTGCAACCAAAATAGACGTTACACGTACCGACTGTGCTGTGTCTTTGACGGCATGTTAGGTAACACACGTACTCTGCTTCGGTTTAGATGCCCGATAGGTCGCAGAATGCGTCCCATGTCACCAACCGACCTTGGCCCTCTTTTTCGTGAAAAATTTTTCACGTTCGGTTCTGGTGGTCAGACAAAACACATGGTACGCACGGCTCGTTGGGCCTCAAAGCAGCACTATTGTTTCCTGGGCGTTCTTGTGTAATGGAGacgatgtggttgttgatgaggtttATCTTCCTCCCAGAGCTTCAACCATGGCCTTTGTATTACTTGAGCGTGGCGGCTGACGTGCAACCAACGAAAAGGACCATGATGATCACAGACATGACCAGGTTTTGGAATCATCGACAGGAACTTGAGAAACCTCAAAACATCTTCTTTTTTAGATGTTAACATGAGGCAACAGCAGATAGACTAAGGTATAGAATAGAACATCGGTCAACTCGTGTCAAGTCAGGGAAGCGAATAGGCATCTAGGTAGCTTGACACTGCAAATGAAGAAAAGCACCATGACCAAGGACATGCTGCAGTTGAAACGATTGTGAAGATATCAGTACAAAGTGgtgtaggtacctaggtaggtaaagACTGTGAGAGAAGAAAACCGAAAATAGTCCAAAGAGAGATCATCAGACCCGTCCAGCTAAATACTTGTTGCCAATTAGTTCGCCTGCAATGTGTATTGTGGCCAGTATGAGACTGATCATAACTTCTTGTCTGTTGTGTCGACACATGATCATGACCATTGTTTTCCACTAGTAACCAGTGATAGTAACAGAAAGACCACCACACAGGATGCTGGTCCAGAGCCTGAATGCGAGAATTGTTAGCAGTTGTATCACCTCATCGGCTCATCAAATATATGGAAACATACCACCAGTTTACACTCCCTGTGAGAATATTAGCATGGCAATACAACTTACCAGGAGCTAGTTTCAATGAAGACTCACAGGATTCGCACTCCTCGGCGCTAGCAACAGCGCAACCACACTGTCCCGTGTCGCCATGGACACACGTACGTCCGATTGCTGCCTGAtggcatccaccaccacggctgcAAAGATCAGCAAGTCTGCCGCTGGGCTTCATGGGATCATCCAATGGCCAGCATCATTGTTGTGGACGAAACCGCAGGCCAAGAGAGCAGCTTCGGCCGCGGCGGTGGTATTGAACTCGATGTCATTGGCTTCAAGCTTAACCTCGGTGGCGGGCATGGCCATCGCAACCTGTGCAAAAGCAGCAATAGACAGCCAGGTAGTCTTCATGTTGATGGTTCAGGGGTTGAAATCTTGAGTATCTAACTGTTGCAATGTTGGGTTTTGGGCCTGCTGGTTGACCTTGAGTTGACGAATCCACTTTCTGAGGAATGATTAGGGCTACTCATAGAAAAGCCTTGGGCACCAGTTCTTGTTTTCATCCGTTATCTAGGAATTGTTCTCATCAAGTTGTTGGCATTTTCGTCCAGGCTTCATGATCCTACTCAATCTTGATCCAGCCCACCCATCAAGTCGTTTGACTGAATTGCTTGATAACGTCAGGCCTTTGTTGCACAGAGCGAGGTGCTGTTGGAAAAACGTTTGCTGCAATTAGAAGGTGATAGACATTTCCTGTCCCTTGTGGAACCATGTCCTTAACTCATACTAAAGACGGTGCTGTGCCGTTGGCAATTAATAATTACTAGCTTGTTCCAAGAGAGGATCAACAGTAATAACACACTGTCATGCTGAGGGATCCTGCGCTTGTACTGTGTATGCGGTGCCACGGTAAGCCCGAATGTCAACTACCTTGGTCTCCAATCGATATACATGATGAGCAACATTGTAAAATCACACGCTGACCTTACCACGCATGGTCAATATCTACTTGGTCAGTTGCTTTCTTCGCTTGTACTACCAGCTGTTGGAAGACGCATCTTTCTAAAGTTGTGTGTACGCCTAGAGTTTAGGTCTAGCTAAAGATCAAAGATCAAGAAAAGGACAGCACTGCCAATCTCAACTATTTTTTTTAGGCACACTAACTGGACCAAGTCAGTACATGCGGTTGGACAAGCCTGGCGGAGAATGCCGACGGGAATCACTGAAACCAGCTGAGAATTTGCCATAACCAACATTGGGGATCAAGAACCATGTGATGTTCAGGATGCTATATTTGCAGACAGGCCATGATCCTTCTCTGTAGTACATAGCACAGAAGGATGGGGACTCGAATTGCAAGAAAACGAAGGAGAAACGTAAGTGTCATAAACTGAATGCCCTTGCATGATTTGATGGGGACGGGTCAACCAAGGTACGTGGAAACAAAAAGAGTAGCAGGCTGTGGCCGACTGCGACTACAACGTCTTTTCCTACGTGATCGCACTCAGTGGAAGGATAGATAAAGGACCAAGCGTGGAAGGCAGAATAATTCGGAATATTTATTTCAGGAACGGGAAGAGAGTGATGATCCATAGACACCTTACCTGCCATATGTGAAAGCAGCACAGAAGAAGCGAGGCTAAGGGTGGCTAAAGCTTGTATATCAGTTGACCCGATACTAAACAATCTTCATCCTTCCCGGAATCTTCCATCTATCACGTCTTATTCAGCACTTTGAGCAGAACCGGGAGCTGGGAACCAAACATGCGCAGGGTCACCCCTGTTTCGGGAACAGTCTTgtctccacccccttcttcgCCGGTCCAACGGGTGTGGGGACAATGCGACGTCAAGGCGGAAtggcaacaacctcccccttcaacatCTTTCGAGATTGCATCCACAACGACTTGGCTAAATCTATCCATACTAAGAGGCACTGACAGCAGTTTCGGCACGGTTTGCAAAACTCGGGAACCGCAAAATAATATCGGAGCCTCAGTTCAACATACCTAGGTATTCAGTCTATCAACTGCTTCTGCcagattgttgttgttttctgGGTGTCCGTGCGGAGTGCAAGATCTCCCACAAGACATGACATTCCAGGGGCTCCACGCACCACATCAGACGACGGGGTTCGGTGGACCTGTGGTTCTCGTGTACTTCATCACTTGTTGGACAGATATGTTCCCCATTCAGATCGCCGTGCAGAACGATCTCCTTCTCTCAAACATTTCTTGTTTGGCTGCGCATGTCAGATCCTTGCCTTGGCCGATGCTCCAGCATCTTTTTCGTTATCTGAGACGTGGAGCTTGGGTGCAGAACATGCCTGGGGCCTTTTGACAATGAGTAATTCAGATGAATGAACAAGAGTTGGAATAGTTTAAAGCTCTCGGAAAGTCTACCCGAGCCGTGTTTTCTTGTCTCAGTGTGCTTTTCTCTCTGCAATCAatctccaagctcaacccGACTCGatcttcctcttccggcAAATTGTTCCTTGTCTTTGATCTTGAATAATCCCTCCCGTCAGGCTCCATTTGATCTGATCTGTCTCCACCCATATCAGCCACAATGAACCAGCTCCGTCTTGAACCCAAAATTGACTACGGGCCCCAGCTCAACGTCACCGTCTGGCTCCTTATATCAGTCTcggccatcttcctcttcacgCGTCTCTACCTAAAGAACTGCCAGAACCGTGGCCTGTGGTGGGATGATTATTTCCTGCTAGGCTCCTGGGTCCTCCTTGCTGCCCAGGCCGGTCTTATTTCTGACGTTGTCGGCTTGGGATACGGACGCCAAGTCATCCCAATGGAAAAGTTTGCTTTCTTTCCGATCAGAGTGAATGTTCTCTCAACATTGTTGATCATCGCCAACTTATGGGGCAAAACGAGCTTTGCGTTGACACTGCTTAGAATCCCCGAGCgctgggtgagggttggtgTCTGGACCATTCTGATCTCGTTGACGGGGATGCTGGTGCTAAGTGCAGTCATGGTGTGGATAAGCTGTCTTGATATCAActtgagagggaggtgtgtTCCGGTAGAGGTGTCGTTGCGATACAACATTTTTTCGTGCGGTAAGTgaacccccctcaaacagaGCAGCAGGCAATACTGACCGAGTTGTTCTCATAGTATTTTCAGCTACGATTGACGTTGTACTGGCGTTCTTACCATGGAAATTCTTGTGGGGCCTGGAAATGAGTATCAAAGAAAAAGTTGGCGTTATGATTGCAATGAGTATGGGAGTTTTGTGAGCACCCCTCTGCCCACAGAGAAAAGGCATGactgacaaccaccacagcgcAGGCGCAGCAGCTGGTATCAAGTCTGCCACTCTCCCTGCCGTTCATAATGGGATCGATCCAAGTAACTACCCACACCTGCTGTTCAAAGCACCCATAATTGACTGATAGCCTTAGCTGCCAGTGTGCCATTGTTGATCTGGGGAAACGCCGAAGCAGCTATCTGCATCATGGCTGCAtccattcccatcctccgAGCACTCGCCAGAGGCACCTACCGCGGCCAGGTACCCCACGGATATGAGACATACGAATATAGGTCAGCTGGCATGTCAGAGCCCAGGCTTGCGCGGTCAACATTCAGTAGAACTGCAGTCATGTCTCTGGCATTGC
The sequence above is a segment of the Podospora pseudoanserina strain CBS 124.78 chromosome 5, whole genome shotgun sequence genome. Coding sequences within it:
- a CDS encoding hypothetical protein (EggNog:ENOG503PS37; antiSMASH:Cluster_11) → MNQLRLEPKIDYGPQLNVTVWLLISVSAIFLFTRLYLKNCQNRGLWWDDYFLLGSWVLLAAQAGLISDVVGLGYGRQVIPMEKFAFFPIRVNVLSTLLIIANLWGKTSFALTLLRIPERWVRVGVWTILISLTGMLVLSAVMVWISCLDINLRGRCVPVEVSLRYNIFSCVFSATIDVVLAFLPWKFLWGLEMSIKEKVGVMIAMSMGVFAGAAAGIKSATLPAVHNGIDPTLAASVPLLIWGNAEAAICIMAASIPILRALARGTYRGQVPHGYETYEYRSAGMSEPRLARSTFSRTAVMSLALPIQSPPALYSQKAPHVKEADNLDDTLTSGSPVQSLTRKHKSEEDDADSFEMTNYGQSRPQSPQSIHTTDRLQSPLDFVGRNPVPR